A window of Bacillota bacterium genomic DNA:
GGGGTGGGAGCGGGTGGTTCGGGAGGTTTGTCCCCGGCGCCGTGGTGCCGTTCGAGGTCACCTACGAAGTGCCGCAACAGCTCGCGGCCCGGGACCTGGCGCTCCCGAAGGTGCAGGTTCCAAGGCGGGTGCCGGGCGCGGGCGCCGGGGCCGTCCGGATCAGCCCGTTTGCGGCAGACTTTGCCGAGGTGAGCCCGGTTGAACTGGTGTCCCGGAAAGCCGGCGCCGATGGGACGGAGATCGTCACCTACCGGTTTACGGTGCGGCACGCGGGCGGCGAGGCGGTCGAACGGCTGCCTGTGGACGTGGAGGTGCCGAAGGGGTACCGGTTCGTGGGGGCCACGCTGTGGCCCAACCGCATCGAGCGGCTGGGGCGCGTGCAGAGCTGGAACTCCATCACTCCGGGCGTCATCCCGTACGTCTTCTACAATTACACCCGGGTCTTCCGGGAGAACTACAGCCGCACCACGGGGCGCAATCTGTTCCTCACGTGGATAGGCAACTCGCTTTTCGTCTCCACTGTCAAGGTGCTGACGACGCTCGTCTTTTCGTCCACGGCCGGGTACGCCCTGGCGCGGCTTCGCTTTGCCGGCCGCCACTTCATTTTCGTCGCCATGCTCTTCTCGATGATGGTGCCCTCCCAGGTCACGTTCATTTCCAACTACCTGGTGCTGCGGGACGGGATCTTCGGGCTCTCGAAGCTATGGCGCATGCCGACGCTCCTCAACACGTTCACGGGGCTCATCCTGTCCGGGCTGGTGGGGGCCAGCGCCGTCTTCATCATGAAGCAGTTCTTCGAGTCGCTGCCAAAAGAACTGGAGGAGTCGGCCCGCATCGACGGCGCCAGTCCTGCCGTGGCGTTCCGGCGCGTCATCCTTCCCCTGGCGAGGCCGGCGCTGGGCGCCGTCACCATCCTCACCTTCCAGGGCGCCTGGAACGACTTCTTCTGGCCGCTGGTCGTGCTGACCTCGCCGCAGGACAAGTTCACGCTGATGGTGGGGCTGTCGACGTTCCGGAGGGCATACGGGGCGGTGGCGTTCGACTGGGGCCCGCTGCTCGCCGGCGCCATCGTGGCCGCGCTCCCCGTCGTCATCCTCTTCGTGGTCTTCCAGCGCTACTTCGTGGAGGGCATCTCGTTCACAGGATTGAAGGGATAGCGAACCGGCCAGGGCGCTTTACCGCGTGCTTTACGGGGCGCATGGCTCAGGGCTGGCGCCACCTGCCCATCACCTCTCGCGGCCGCGAGCACGGCATACAGCGCCGCGGCTACTGGCCGGGCTTTCCCCGGCCGGCCGCCCGGCAGTCGGGACAGTAGCCCGTGAAGTGAAGGCTGTGGTCCGCGACGCGAAACCCGGTCTCTGCCTCGATGCGCCGTTCCAGATCGTCCAGGAGGTCCTCCTTGAACTCCAGGATCCGCCCGCACCCCAGGCAGAGCAGGTGGTGGTGGCGGTGCCCCAGCTCCAGGCCGAACTCGAAGCGGTCCTCCTCTTCTCCCACGTTGAGGCGGCTCACCACGCCGGCCCGCTCGAACAGCAACAGCGTCCGGTAGACCGTGGCCAGCCCGAGCGCGGGAAAGCGCCGCCGGGCCCGCTCGTAAAGCTCCTGCGCGCTGAAGTGGTGGTCGGGCTGGTCGGCCAGCGCCTCCAGCACGGCGAGCCTCTGTGTCGTAAGCCGAACTCCGACCCCTTCCAGGCGCCGCCGGGCGGCTTCGATGCGTTCGACGGCCGTTGGCGCCGGCCCCCTCTCGCCTTCACGAACCCTGGCCGGGCGGACCCAGCTCGCGCTGCACCAGCTCCCCGACGACCTTGGGGTTGGCCTTGCCCCGAGAGAGCTTCATGACCTGGCCCACCAAAAAGCCGGCCGCCTGCGCCTTGCCCGCGCGGTACGAGGCCACCGCGTCGGGGTTGGTGCCGATGGCCTGCTTCACCCACTCTCTGAGCTTTGCCTCGTCGCCCACCTGCTCCAGGCCTCGGGCCCGCACGATCTCCTCCGGAGCCCGCCCCGTCCGTACGCTCTCCTCCAGGACCTCCTTGCCGGCCGCCGCGTTGATCTTGCCTGCCTGCACCAGTTCCAGCACGCCGACCAGGTGGTCCACCCACTCTGGATGCGCGCCAAGCACGGCCGGCTCCTCGCCGGTGGCCTTCAGCAGCCTCAGGATCTCCCCCATCACCCAGTTGCTGACGGTCTTGGCGTCGGGAAAGCGAGCGGCCGCCTTCTCAAAGAAGTCCGCCACGGCCGGGTGCTGGCAGAGGACGTCGGCATCGTACGCCGGCAGGCTGAACTGCGTCTCGAAGCGCTGCCGGCGGGCTGCCGGAAGCTCGGGCAGCGCTTTGCGGATCTGCTCGACCCATGCCCGGTCGAGCACCAGCGGCGGGATGTCGGGTTCGGGGAAGTAGCGGTAGTCCTGCACCGTCTCCTTCGTGCGCATCGGGACCGTGGCGCCGGTCGCGTCGTCCCAGCCGCGGGTCTCCTGCAGCACCCGGCCGCCCTCTTCCAGGATGGCCGCCTGCCGGAACGCCTCGTGCCGCAACGCCCGCTCCACCGCCCGGAACGTGTTGAGGTTTTTCACCTCGGTCTTGGTCCCGAGGCGGGTCTCGCCGGGCCGCCGCAGCGAGATGTTGGCGTCGCAGCGAAGCGACCCTTCCTCCATCTTCACGTCGGAGATGCCGAGGTACAGCATGATGCTCCGCAGTTCTTCGAGGAAAAGGCGCGCCTCCTCGGGGGTCCGAAGGTCGGGCTGCGTAACGATTTCGATGAGGGGAACGCCGCTGCGGTTGTAGTCCACCAGGGAGTACTGGCTGCCCACGATGGTGGCGGTCGAGTGAACGAGCTTGCCGGTCTCCTCTTCCATGTGCACCCGGGTGATCCCGATGCGCCGGACCTTGCCGCCCACCCGAAGCTCCAGGTAGCCGTTTTTGCAAAGCGGCAGGTCGTACTGCGAGATCTGATAGGCCTTGGGAAGGTCGGGGTAAAAGTAGTTCTTCCGGTCGAACTTCGCATACGGGGCGATCTCGCAATGGAGCGCCAGCCCCGCCCGCGTCGCGTACTCCACCGCCTTTTCGTTCAGAACGGGGAGGCTCCCCGGCAGCCCCAGGCAGACCGGGCAGACGTGGGT
This region includes:
- a CDS encoding carbohydrate ABC transporter permease, producing GGSGWFGRFVPGAVVPFEVTYEVPQQLAARDLALPKVQVPRRVPGAGAGAVRISPFAADFAEVSPVELVSRKAGADGTEIVTYRFTVRHAGGEAVERLPVDVEVPKGYRFVGATLWPNRIERLGRVQSWNSITPGVIPYVFYNYTRVFRENYSRTTGRNLFLTWIGNSLFVSTVKVLTTLVFSSTAGYALARLRFAGRHFIFVAMLFSMMVPSQVTFISNYLVLRDGIFGLSKLWRMPTLLNTFTGLILSGLVGASAVFIMKQFFESLPKELEESARIDGASPAVAFRRVILPLARPALGAVTILTFQGAWNDFFWPLVVLTSPQDKFTLMVGLSTFRRAYGAVAFDWGPLLAGAIVAALPVVILFVVFQRYFVEGISFTGLKG
- a CDS encoding Fur family transcriptional regulator — its product is MEAARRRLEGVGVRLTTQRLAVLEALADQPDHHFSAQELYERARRRFPALGLATVYRTLLLFERAGVVSRLNVGEEEDRFEFGLELGHRHHHLLCLGCGRILEFKEDLLDDLERRIEAETGFRVADHSLHFTGYCPDCRAAGRGKPGQ
- the gatB gene encoding Asp-tRNA(Asn)/Glu-tRNA(Gln) amidotransferase subunit GatB, whose translation is MSERTGREPKVPSQQQLPAGWEAVIGLEIHVELLTRSKVFCGCSTEFGAPPNTHVCPVCLGLPGSLPVLNEKAVEYATRAGLALHCEIAPYAKFDRKNYFYPDLPKAYQISQYDLPLCKNGYLELRVGGKVRRIGITRVHMEEETGKLVHSTATIVGSQYSLVDYNRSGVPLIEIVTQPDLRTPEEARLFLEELRSIMLYLGISDVKMEEGSLRCDANISLRRPGETRLGTKTEVKNLNTFRAVERALRHEAFRQAAILEEGGRVLQETRGWDDATGATVPMRTKETVQDYRYFPEPDIPPLVLDRAWVEQIRKALPELPAARRQRFETQFSLPAYDADVLCQHPAVADFFEKAAARFPDAKTVSNWVMGEILRLLKATGEEPAVLGAHPEWVDHLVGVLELVQAGKINAAAGKEVLEESVRTGRAPEEIVRARGLEQVGDEAKLREWVKQAIGTNPDAVASYRAGKAQAAGFLVGQVMKLSRGKANPKVVGELVQRELGPPGQGS